The following proteins are co-located in the Melanotaenia boesemani isolate fMelBoe1 chromosome 5, fMelBoe1.pri, whole genome shotgun sequence genome:
- the LOC121640846 gene encoding N-acylneuraminate cytidylyltransferase-like isoform X1 yields MKRQLGNKNGKRDGPSFKQHLPCNDTQKESATTSEDRRGERKRNIVALILARGGSKGIRLKNIKKLAGVPLIGWVLRAAIDSNAFDSVWVSTDHDEIEEVAKFWGAKVHRRSPEVSKDSSTSLETIQEFVRRNPDVDADVICNIQATSPCLHPVHLKEALEMITDKGYTSVFSVVRRHQFRWKEVKKGSSEATRPVNLNPKKRPRRQDWDGELCENGSFYFATKDLIMNKCCLQGGTIGYCEMRPEYSVDIDVDIDWPVAEQRVLRYGYFGRITPEVVRLMLCKVWGCLTDGRIYLSVSQEEMLSINARDVTGLRLLQKENVEVLLLTSSLDPLAESLAIKLSQRTGCEMMQVGEDPLKDLQPFLEKKKWEWKDVAYMGNDKEDVSCLNLAGLSAVPGDAPIDAVRAAKYTCSHDGGMGAVREFAEHILLQKKKAKSQEEQDRIDRTNF; encoded by the exons ATGAAGCGACAGCTTGGCAATAAAAACGGGAAGCGGGACGGACCCTCTTTCAAGCAACATCTACCGTGTAATGATACACAGAAAGAGTCTGCTACCACCAGTGAAgacagaagaggagaaagaaaaaggaacataGTTGCTTTGATTCTGGCCAGGGGAGGTAGCAAGGGGATCCggttaaaaaacatcaaaaagttAGCCGGTGTCCCCCTCATTGGGTGGGTGCTAAGGGCTGCTATTGACTCCAATGCGTTTGACAG TGTGTGGGTATCAACAGACCATGATGAGATTGAAGAAGTAGCAAAATTCTGGGGAGCAAAGGTGCACCGGAGAAGCCCTGAAGTCTCTAAGGACTCTTCTACATCACTAGAAACCATCCAAGAGTTTGTCCGCCGCAACCCAG ATGTTGATGCTGATGTGATATGTAACATTCAGGCTACATCCCCATGTCTCCACCCGGTTCACTTGAAGGAGGCCTTAGAGATGATCACAGACAAAGGCTACACTTCTGTCTTCTCTGTGGTCAGGAGACACCAGTTTCGCTGGAAGGAGGTCAAGAAAGGAT CCTCTGAAGCAACTCGGCCTGTGAATCTGAACCCTAAGAAACGGCCACGACGTCAGGACTGGGATGGAGAGTTATGTGAGAATGGCTCGTTTTATTTCGCCACCAAGGACCTCATTATGAACAAGTGCTGTTTGCAG GGTGGTACGATAGGATACTGTGAGATGCGTCCAGAGTACAGTGTGGACATTGACGTGGACATAGACTGGCCCGTGGCAGAGCAAAGGGTTCTCAG GTACGGTTACTTTGGTCGGATCACCCCTGAGGTGGTTCGCCTGATGCTCTGTAAGGTGTGGGGATGTTTAACTGATGGGAGGATCTATCTGTCCGTATCCCAAGAGGAGATGTTGTCTATCAACGCCAGAGATGTAACAGGCCTCCGCCTGCTACAGAAAGAAAACGTGGAG GTCCTGCTGCTGACCTCGAGCCTGGACCCTTTGGCCGAGTCGCTTGCTATCAAATTGAGCCAGAGGACGGGCTGCGAGATGATGCAGGTCGGAGAGGATCCACTAAAAGATCTGCAGCCATTCCTGGAGAAGAAAAAATGGGAGTGGAAGGATGTGGCGTATATGG GTAACGATAAAGAAGATGTCTCTTGTTTGAACCTGGCAGGCCTTAGTGCAGTGCCCGGCGACGCTCCCATAGATGCAGTCAGGGCAGCAAAGTACACCTGCAGCCATGATGGGGGAATGGGTGCTGTGAGGGAGTTTGCAGAACACATccttctgcagaaaaaaaaggcaaagtcTCAGGAGGAGCAGGACCGCATTGACCGCACTAACTTCTGA
- the LOC121640846 gene encoding N-acylneuraminate cytidylyltransferase-like isoform X2: MKRQLGNKNGKRDGPSFKQHLPCNDTQKESATTSEDRRGERKRNIVALILARGGSKGIRLKNIKKLAGVPLIGWVLRAAIDSNAFDSVWVSTDHDEIEEVAKFWGAKVHRRSPEVSKDSSTSLETIQEFVRRNPDADVICNIQATSPCLHPVHLKEALEMITDKGYTSVFSVVRRHQFRWKEVKKGSSEATRPVNLNPKKRPRRQDWDGELCENGSFYFATKDLIMNKCCLQGGTIGYCEMRPEYSVDIDVDIDWPVAEQRVLRYGYFGRITPEVVRLMLCKVWGCLTDGRIYLSVSQEEMLSINARDVTGLRLLQKENVEVLLLTSSLDPLAESLAIKLSQRTGCEMMQVGEDPLKDLQPFLEKKKWEWKDVAYMGNDKEDVSCLNLAGLSAVPGDAPIDAVRAAKYTCSHDGGMGAVREFAEHILLQKKKAKSQEEQDRIDRTNF, from the exons ATGAAGCGACAGCTTGGCAATAAAAACGGGAAGCGGGACGGACCCTCTTTCAAGCAACATCTACCGTGTAATGATACACAGAAAGAGTCTGCTACCACCAGTGAAgacagaagaggagaaagaaaaaggaacataGTTGCTTTGATTCTGGCCAGGGGAGGTAGCAAGGGGATCCggttaaaaaacatcaaaaagttAGCCGGTGTCCCCCTCATTGGGTGGGTGCTAAGGGCTGCTATTGACTCCAATGCGTTTGACAG TGTGTGGGTATCAACAGACCATGATGAGATTGAAGAAGTAGCAAAATTCTGGGGAGCAAAGGTGCACCGGAGAAGCCCTGAAGTCTCTAAGGACTCTTCTACATCACTAGAAACCATCCAAGAGTTTGTCCGCCGCAACCCAG ATGCTGATGTGATATGTAACATTCAGGCTACATCCCCATGTCTCCACCCGGTTCACTTGAAGGAGGCCTTAGAGATGATCACAGACAAAGGCTACACTTCTGTCTTCTCTGTGGTCAGGAGACACCAGTTTCGCTGGAAGGAGGTCAAGAAAGGAT CCTCTGAAGCAACTCGGCCTGTGAATCTGAACCCTAAGAAACGGCCACGACGTCAGGACTGGGATGGAGAGTTATGTGAGAATGGCTCGTTTTATTTCGCCACCAAGGACCTCATTATGAACAAGTGCTGTTTGCAG GGTGGTACGATAGGATACTGTGAGATGCGTCCAGAGTACAGTGTGGACATTGACGTGGACATAGACTGGCCCGTGGCAGAGCAAAGGGTTCTCAG GTACGGTTACTTTGGTCGGATCACCCCTGAGGTGGTTCGCCTGATGCTCTGTAAGGTGTGGGGATGTTTAACTGATGGGAGGATCTATCTGTCCGTATCCCAAGAGGAGATGTTGTCTATCAACGCCAGAGATGTAACAGGCCTCCGCCTGCTACAGAAAGAAAACGTGGAG GTCCTGCTGCTGACCTCGAGCCTGGACCCTTTGGCCGAGTCGCTTGCTATCAAATTGAGCCAGAGGACGGGCTGCGAGATGATGCAGGTCGGAGAGGATCCACTAAAAGATCTGCAGCCATTCCTGGAGAAGAAAAAATGGGAGTGGAAGGATGTGGCGTATATGG GTAACGATAAAGAAGATGTCTCTTGTTTGAACCTGGCAGGCCTTAGTGCAGTGCCCGGCGACGCTCCCATAGATGCAGTCAGGGCAGCAAAGTACACCTGCAGCCATGATGGGGGAATGGGTGCTGTGAGGGAGTTTGCAGAACACATccttctgcagaaaaaaaaggcaaagtcTCAGGAGGAGCAGGACCGCATTGACCGCACTAACTTCTGA